tttagaTGTTTTAGTGTATATTTCGCTAATAAGTGAAATGAATCttgaatataaattatatatatatcgtttacTTTGTcctttttcaaaatggcagcgCCCTTGGAAATAACGTGAAGAGCCCAGGAGAATTTGCTGAAAGGTGATTGTTAGTTTTTGAAGATGTTTCAGTTGAAATCGGACTAAATTTCCCTATCTAAAAAGGCATAATGGAAGATCTTTACAACATACTGGAGTGTAAAAATTGTGATAACTATGAGGATCTGAAAAAATCATACCAAAAACTGGTATTGAAATTTCACCCAGATAAACAAAGTCAAGTTGATAGTGACGAAGAGAAACTTAAATCGACGGATATGTTTTTGCGTATAAATCGCGCGTGGAAAATACTCAGCGATCCAAATCTTAGACAAAAATATGATGCTGCATGGACTCAGCGTTGTTTAGTACAGGATTGGCCAATTCAGGATGAAGTTGACGTTGATGAATTTTTGCAAGAAGATATGGAAGAGGAGGAAGAGAAAAGTCGGTTCTTTTATACGTGTAGATGTGGAGGGAGTTATATCTTACATGACTCAGATATCACCCTAAGACTGGATGTTGTGTGCTGTGATACGTGTTCGTTAACAATAAGAGTGCTGTACCCAGATACTGATGACTGAT
The Argopecten irradians isolate NY chromosome 9, Ai_NY, whole genome shotgun sequence DNA segment above includes these coding regions:
- the LOC138330586 gene encoding DPH4 homolog, with the translated sequence MEDLYNILECKNCDNYEDLKKSYQKLVLKFHPDKQSQVDSDEEKLKSTDMFLRINRAWKILSDPNLRQKYDAAWTQRCLVQDWPIQDEVDVDEFLQEDMEEEEEKSRFFYTCRCGGSYILHDSDITLRLDVVCCDTCSLTIRVLYPDTDD